A region of Streptomyces halobius DNA encodes the following proteins:
- a CDS encoding SDR family NAD(P)-dependent oxidoreductase — translation MSGRVWFITGTSRGFGRIWARAALARGDRVAATARDVASLADLVTEFGDAVLPVRLDVADKHQVTKAVATAREAFGRIDVVVNNAGYGLFGPVEDVTEEQARAQLDTNFFGTLWVTQAVLPVLREQGSGHLLQVSSIAGIASWPMLGLYHASKWAVEGLTDALAQEVAPFGIHVTLLEPGPYRTDWRGSSAVWAKAAPPYAERAHAPSAPGDPEATAGPLMELVDAERPPLRAFLGASALETARAVYEDRLHTWELWDPVAKAAQGN, via the coding sequence GTGTCCGGCAGGGTCTGGTTCATCACCGGGACGTCCCGCGGGTTCGGCAGGATCTGGGCGCGGGCCGCGCTTGCGCGGGGCGACCGCGTCGCCGCCACCGCCCGGGACGTCGCGAGCCTGGCGGACCTCGTCACCGAGTTCGGCGACGCGGTGCTGCCGGTGCGACTCGACGTCGCCGACAAGCATCAGGTGACCAAGGCGGTCGCCACAGCACGGGAGGCGTTCGGCCGCATCGACGTGGTCGTGAACAACGCGGGCTACGGGCTGTTCGGGCCGGTCGAGGACGTCACCGAGGAGCAGGCCAGGGCCCAGCTGGACACGAACTTCTTCGGCACGCTCTGGGTCACGCAGGCGGTGCTGCCCGTCCTGCGGGAGCAGGGCAGCGGCCACCTGCTTCAGGTGTCGAGTATCGCCGGCATTGCCTCCTGGCCGATGCTGGGCCTCTACCACGCCTCCAAGTGGGCGGTCGAGGGCCTGACGGACGCCCTCGCGCAGGAGGTGGCGCCCTTCGGGATCCATGTGACGCTGCTGGAACCCGGCCCGTACCGCACCGATTGGCGCGGCAGTTCGGCCGTGTGGGCAAAGGCCGCACCGCCCTACGCCGAGCGCGCCCACGCCCCGTCGGCCCCCGGCGACCCGGAGGCCACCGCCGGCCCGCTGATGGAGCTGGTCGACGCCGAACGGCCCCCGCTGCGTGCCTTCCTCGGCGCCTCGGCCCTGGAGACCGCCCGCGCCGTGTACGAGGACCGGCTGCACACCTGGGAGCTGTGGGACCCCGTTGCCAAGGCCGCCCAGGGCAACTGA
- a CDS encoding acyl-CoA dehydrogenase family protein: MPAKGVEPCADGVVVTGQWAYMSGSLHAEWVGVLLARGPEDGAPGVHFALLPRQELGLEDTWHFAGMRGTGSNTVTADRVFVPRHRLRPYLPVLNGELTPEDAATPYRNSLTGIFSLGLLGSLIGAADAALEYVRGKVPTRPAAGSTYPSQAESPTTRLHLAEAATKIDSARMHAQRLADTVDACASQGRTADTLIRARARMESTHVAELCREAVDLLLTTYGSSAFHEANPLQRIWRDVHVGSRHAGFGMGIPQQVYGHALVGKDPREISLLV; the protein is encoded by the coding sequence ATGCCCGCGAAGGGCGTCGAGCCCTGCGCGGACGGCGTCGTCGTCACCGGCCAGTGGGCCTACATGTCCGGCTCGCTGCACGCCGAATGGGTCGGAGTGCTGCTGGCCCGCGGGCCCGAGGACGGCGCGCCCGGGGTGCACTTCGCCCTGCTGCCGCGCCAGGAGCTGGGGCTGGAGGACACCTGGCACTTCGCCGGCATGCGCGGCACCGGCAGCAACACCGTCACCGCCGACCGGGTGTTCGTGCCCCGGCACCGGCTGCGGCCCTACCTGCCGGTGCTGAACGGCGAGCTGACGCCCGAGGACGCGGCCACCCCGTACCGGAACAGCCTCACCGGGATCTTCTCGCTCGGCCTCCTCGGCTCCCTCATCGGGGCTGCCGATGCGGCCCTGGAATACGTACGCGGGAAGGTGCCCACGCGCCCCGCGGCCGGCTCCACCTATCCCAGCCAGGCCGAATCCCCGACCACCCGGCTCCACCTGGCCGAGGCCGCCACCAAGATCGACTCGGCGAGGATGCACGCGCAGCGGCTCGCCGACACCGTCGATGCCTGCGCCTCACAGGGCCGCACCGCCGACACGCTCATCCGGGCCCGGGCCCGGATGGAGTCCACGCACGTGGCCGAGCTGTGCCGGGAAGCGGTCGACCTGCTGCTCACCACGTACGGCTCCTCCGCCTTCCACGAGGCGAATCCGCTGCAACGCATCTGGCGGGACGTTCACGTCGGCAGCCGGCACGCCGGATTCGGCATGGGCATCCCGCAGCAGGTGTACGGCCACGCGCTGGTCGGCAAGGACCCGCGCGAGATCAGCCTCCTGGTCTGA
- a CDS encoding PhzA/PhzB family protein, with product MSASHATTARPGDVPTDPDALRAHNRAIVDQYMNTRGQDRLRRHLLFTEDGVGGLWTTDTCEPITINGRDRLGEHAVWSLKCFPDWAWINIEIFDTQDPNRFWVECDGEGTIRFDGYPEGHYRNHFLHSFTFEGGKIKIQREFMNVCAQFRALGIEVPVVKRAGIPT from the coding sequence ATGTCTGCCAGCCACGCCACCACCGCCCGCCCGGGCGATGTGCCCACCGACCCGGACGCACTGCGTGCGCACAACCGCGCCATCGTCGACCAGTACATGAACACGCGCGGGCAGGACCGGCTCCGCCGCCACCTGCTCTTCACCGAGGACGGCGTCGGCGGGCTGTGGACCACGGACACCTGCGAGCCGATCACCATCAACGGCCGGGACCGGCTCGGCGAGCACGCCGTCTGGTCGCTCAAGTGCTTTCCGGACTGGGCCTGGATCAACATCGAGATCTTCGACACCCAGGACCCGAACCGCTTCTGGGTCGAGTGCGACGGCGAGGGCACGATCCGCTTCGACGGCTATCCGGAAGGTCACTACCGCAACCACTTCCTCCATTCGTTCACCTTCGAGGGCGGAAAGATCAAGATCCAGCGCGAGTTCATGAACGTCTGCGCACAGTTCCGCGCCCTGGGCATCGAGGTTCCCGTCGTGAAACGGGCCGGCATTCCCACCTGA
- a CDS encoding isochorismatase family protein translates to MTAGLPTIPSYPLPAQETLPGNTARWRPSADRAVLLVHDMQRYFLAAFPDPLRSELVHNAAQLRKRAAAAEVPVAYTAQPGGMDAQQRGLLRDFWGPGMRTDPEDRDVVPELAPEQGDWEFTKLRYSAFFRSGLLARMRQAGRDQLVLCGVYAHVGVLATALEAYQHDIQPFLAADALGDFTEADHRLALDYAARRCGVVLPSAEVFA, encoded by the coding sequence ATGACGGCCGGCCTGCCGACCATCCCGTCCTATCCGCTCCCGGCGCAGGAGACGCTGCCCGGCAACACCGCCCGCTGGCGCCCGTCCGCGGACCGGGCCGTGCTCCTGGTCCACGACATGCAGCGGTACTTCCTCGCCGCCTTCCCCGACCCCCTCCGCTCCGAGCTGGTGCACAATGCCGCGCAGCTGCGCAAGCGTGCCGCGGCCGCCGAAGTGCCCGTCGCCTACACCGCCCAGCCCGGCGGCATGGACGCCCAACAGCGCGGCCTGCTCCGGGACTTCTGGGGGCCCGGCATGCGCACCGACCCGGAGGACCGGGACGTGGTCCCCGAACTGGCGCCCGAGCAGGGCGACTGGGAGTTCACCAAGCTCCGCTACAGCGCCTTCTTCCGCTCCGGCCTGCTGGCGCGGATGCGGCAGGCGGGACGCGACCAGCTGGTGCTGTGCGGCGTGTACGCGCACGTCGGCGTCCTCGCCACCGCCCTGGAGGCCTACCAGCACGACATTCAGCCCTTCCTCGCCGCCGACGCGCTCGGTGACTTCACCGAGGCCGACCACCGCCTCGCCCTCGACTACGCGGCCCGCCGCTGCGGGGTCGTCCTCCCGTCCGCGGAGGTGTTCGCATGA
- a CDS encoding anthranilate synthase family protein has translation MSPQPLTPAGPDTDLLDRILAATGPQSGNAPAFALLHRPDSGPRGTVDVLTGTVTFPAVLADVPLGTDRPAAAPAHDVLVLMPYRQLAERGFAAPDDGAPLIAMAAEEQAVLPLADVLERIPETPVALTGGGFDTDDETYADTVRRVVADEIGTGAGSNFVVRRSYEAAVDGCPPRAALTLFRRLLEREEGAYWTFVICTGERTFVGATPERHVSLGGGTAVMNPISGTYRYPPTGPTLRGVTDFLADGKEADELYMVVDEELKMMGRICPSGGRVVGPYLKEMARLAHTEYFIEGRTDRDVRDILRETMFAPTVTGSPLESAARVISRYEPQGRGYYSGVAALIGRDANGERSLDSALLIRTADIAADGRMRIGVGATLVRHSDPESEVAETKAKAAGLLSAFEQGGNARFSTHPEVLAALHARNTRIADFWLRDSGRTFPEVGCLTGLNTLVVDAEDTFTAMIGQQLSALGLDVTVRRFDEPYDVAAHDLVVLGPGPGDPCDGDDPRIAQLRTAVDRLLAERRPFLAVCLSHQVLSRRLGLELERRQVPNQGVQLEIDLYGSRERVGFYNTFAAHSSEEKLEADGIGLVEVSRDPDTHEVHGLRGPHFAGMQFHAESVLTIDGPRIAAEVIRRVVGR, from the coding sequence ATGAGCCCGCAGCCGCTCACGCCGGCGGGCCCGGACACCGACCTCCTCGACCGCATCCTCGCCGCCACCGGCCCGCAGTCCGGCAACGCACCCGCGTTCGCGCTGCTGCACCGCCCCGACAGCGGCCCGCGCGGCACCGTCGACGTGCTCACCGGCACCGTGACTTTCCCCGCCGTGCTCGCCGACGTCCCGCTCGGCACGGACCGGCCGGCCGCTGCCCCGGCCCACGACGTACTCGTCCTCATGCCCTACCGGCAGCTCGCCGAACGAGGCTTCGCCGCTCCCGACGACGGCGCCCCGCTGATCGCCATGGCCGCCGAGGAACAGGCCGTGCTGCCACTGGCCGACGTGCTCGAGCGCATCCCCGAAACCCCGGTGGCCCTCACTGGCGGCGGCTTCGACACCGACGACGAGACCTACGCGGACACCGTCCGCCGGGTCGTGGCCGACGAGATCGGTACCGGGGCCGGCTCCAACTTCGTCGTCCGGCGCAGCTACGAGGCAGCCGTCGACGGCTGCCCGCCGCGCGCCGCGCTCACCCTCTTCCGGCGGCTCCTTGAGCGGGAGGAGGGCGCCTACTGGACGTTCGTGATCTGCACCGGGGAGCGCACCTTCGTCGGGGCCACCCCGGAGCGCCATGTGTCGCTCGGCGGCGGCACGGCCGTGATGAACCCCATCAGCGGCACCTACCGCTATCCGCCGACCGGACCCACACTGCGCGGCGTCACCGACTTCCTCGCCGACGGCAAGGAGGCCGACGAGTTGTACATGGTCGTCGACGAGGAACTGAAGATGATGGGCCGGATCTGCCCCTCCGGCGGCAGGGTCGTCGGCCCGTACCTGAAGGAGATGGCCCGACTCGCCCACACCGAGTACTTCATCGAGGGCCGCACCGACCGTGACGTGCGGGACATCCTGCGCGAGACGATGTTCGCGCCGACCGTCACCGGCAGCCCGCTGGAGAGCGCGGCCCGGGTGATCAGCCGGTACGAGCCGCAGGGCCGGGGCTACTACAGCGGGGTCGCCGCCCTCATCGGCCGCGACGCCAACGGCGAACGCTCCCTCGACTCCGCCCTGCTGATCCGTACTGCGGACATCGCGGCCGACGGGCGGATGCGGATCGGGGTGGGCGCCACCCTGGTGCGGCACTCCGACCCCGAGTCCGAGGTCGCCGAGACCAAGGCCAAGGCCGCGGGGCTGCTCAGCGCCTTCGAGCAGGGCGGGAACGCCCGCTTCAGCACGCACCCCGAGGTACTGGCGGCGCTGCACGCCCGCAACACCCGCATCGCCGACTTCTGGCTGCGCGACTCCGGCCGCACCTTCCCCGAGGTGGGCTGTCTGACCGGCCTGAACACCCTGGTCGTGGACGCCGAGGACACCTTCACGGCCATGATCGGCCAGCAGCTGTCCGCGCTGGGCCTGGACGTGACCGTCCGCCGCTTCGACGAGCCGTACGACGTCGCGGCACACGACCTTGTCGTCCTGGGCCCCGGGCCCGGCGACCCCTGCGACGGGGACGATCCGCGCATCGCCCAGCTGCGCACGGCGGTGGACCGGCTGCTCGCCGAGCGGCGGCCCTTCCTCGCCGTGTGCCTCAGCCACCAGGTGCTCAGCCGGCGGCTCGGCCTTGAGCTGGAGCGCAGACAGGTCCCCAACCAGGGGGTGCAGCTGGAGATCGACCTCTACGGCAGCCGCGAACGCGTCGGCTTCTACAACACCTTTGCCGCCCACAGCAGCGAGGAGAAGCTGGAGGCGGACGGGATCGGTCTGGTCGAGGTCAGCCGGGACCCGGACACCCACGAGGTGCACGGGTTGCGCGGCCCGCACTTCGCCGGCATGCAGTTCCACGCCGAATCGGTGCTCACCATCGACGGCCCGCGCATCGCGGCCGAGGTGATCCGCCGGGTGGTGGGCCGATGA
- a CDS encoding PhzF family phenazine biosynthesis protein has product MHDYLVVDAFTRTPLKGNPVAVFLESADLSAEVMQAVAREMNLSETTFVLPPEGEADARVRIFTPVNELPFAGHPLLGTAVALGLVRKADRLRLETAMGTVPFELSPEASDGSVLAWMRQPVPEWRPYEHATELLSALGVAESTAPVEIYRNGPRHVFVGLESVDALSALRPDHRALSAFPDMAANCFAGQGTAWRSRMFSPAYGVVEDAATGSAAGPLAVHLARHGLAPWGRETGILQGVEMGRTSLMRALAEGRGERVASVRVGGHGVLVADGVLHV; this is encoded by the coding sequence ATGCATGACTACCTCGTCGTGGACGCCTTCACGCGCACCCCGCTCAAGGGCAATCCCGTCGCCGTCTTCCTCGAGAGCGCGGACCTGAGCGCCGAGGTGATGCAGGCGGTCGCGCGGGAGATGAACCTCTCCGAGACCACCTTCGTCCTGCCGCCCGAGGGCGAGGCCGACGCACGCGTCCGGATCTTCACGCCGGTGAACGAACTCCCGTTTGCCGGACACCCGTTGCTCGGTACCGCCGTCGCGCTCGGCCTGGTCCGCAAGGCGGACCGGCTGCGGCTGGAGACGGCCATGGGCACGGTCCCCTTCGAGCTGTCCCCGGAGGCGAGTGACGGTTCCGTGCTGGCCTGGATGCGGCAGCCGGTGCCCGAGTGGCGGCCGTACGAGCACGCGACGGAACTCCTGTCGGCGCTCGGCGTGGCGGAGTCCACTGCCCCCGTGGAGATCTACCGGAACGGCCCCCGGCACGTGTTCGTCGGCCTGGAGAGCGTCGACGCCCTGTCGGCGCTCCGCCCCGACCACCGCGCTCTGTCCGCCTTCCCCGACATGGCGGCCAACTGCTTCGCCGGGCAGGGAACCGCCTGGCGCAGCCGGATGTTCTCGCCGGCGTACGGCGTCGTCGAGGACGCGGCGACGGGCTCGGCGGCGGGTCCGCTCGCCGTCCATCTGGCACGGCACGGGCTCGCGCCCTGGGGCCGGGAGACCGGCATCCTGCAGGGCGTCGAGATGGGCCGGACCTCGCTGATGCGCGCGCTCGCCGAGGGACGGGGCGAGCGGGTCGCGTCGGTGCGGGTCGGCGGGCACGGGGTGCTCGTGGCGGACGGAGTGCTGCATGTCTGA
- the phzG gene encoding phenazine biosynthesis FMN-dependent oxidase PhzG translates to MSDLTGFQPAPPAGRDQLGDAARFESLTGEEHLAFPEYEEPPPEPLGLAARWLEAATARGVREPRSLALATADADGRPSNRIVTVGRLDARGLAFTTHSTSRKGRELAMNGWASGVLYWRETSQQLVLSGPVRKVTPAECDALWQARPVPLHSMTAASRQSEPLPEVSALRERARALGVPGLPLPRPDRFAGYLLEPAEVEFWLARPDRLHCRLHYVRDGARWHVGRLQP, encoded by the coding sequence ATGTCTGACCTGACCGGCTTCCAGCCCGCCCCGCCCGCAGGGCGGGACCAGCTGGGTGACGCCGCCCGGTTCGAGTCGCTGACCGGCGAGGAGCACCTCGCCTTCCCCGAGTACGAGGAGCCGCCGCCGGAGCCGCTCGGCCTGGCCGCGCGCTGGCTCGAGGCGGCCACGGCCCGCGGGGTGCGGGAGCCGCGCTCGCTCGCCCTGGCCACCGCGGACGCCGACGGCCGCCCCTCCAACCGGATCGTCACGGTCGGCCGACTCGACGCCCGTGGACTGGCGTTCACCACCCACAGCACCAGCAGGAAAGGCCGCGAGCTGGCCATGAACGGCTGGGCCTCCGGCGTGCTGTACTGGCGCGAGACCTCACAGCAGCTCGTTCTCTCCGGCCCGGTACGGAAGGTGACCCCCGCCGAGTGCGACGCGCTGTGGCAGGCGCGGCCGGTGCCGCTGCACTCCATGACGGCCGCATCCCGGCAGAGCGAACCACTGCCGGAGGTGTCGGCCCTGCGCGAGCGGGCCCGCGCACTGGGAGTCCCCGGTCTGCCGCTGCCCCGTCCGGACCGCTTCGCCGGCTACCTCCTTGAGCCCGCGGAGGTGGAGTTCTGGCTGGCACGCCCGGACCGGCTGCACTGCCGTCTGCACTACGTCCGCGACGGCGCCCGCTGGCATGTCGGCCGGCTCCAGCCCTGA
- a CDS encoding flavin reductase family protein: MEAADFTRAMARVPGPVTVVTTVDAAGTRSGFTASSFSSVSLDPPLVLVCLDRAASTHAAFAAADRFLVNVLAEGQEAIALRFAASGIDRFAAGDLKPCEAGLPGLPDACARVACTLHALVEAGDHSILVGRVEQAHTRDRPPLVHCDRTFSRPVPVARPDEELLSALHLTEW, from the coding sequence GTGGAAGCAGCGGACTTCACCCGGGCGATGGCCCGGGTCCCAGGACCGGTGACGGTGGTGACCACCGTCGACGCCGCGGGCACCCGCAGCGGCTTCACCGCCAGTTCGTTCAGCTCCGTCTCGCTGGACCCGCCGCTGGTGCTGGTCTGCCTGGACCGGGCGGCGAGCACCCACGCGGCCTTCGCGGCGGCGGACCGCTTTCTCGTCAACGTGCTGGCGGAGGGTCAGGAGGCCATCGCGCTGCGCTTCGCCGCGTCCGGCATCGACCGCTTTGCCGCGGGGGACCTGAAGCCCTGCGAGGCCGGGCTGCCAGGGCTGCCGGACGCCTGCGCACGGGTGGCGTGCACGCTGCACGCCCTGGTCGAGGCGGGGGACCACAGCATCCTCGTCGGGCGGGTCGAGCAGGCCCACACCAGGGACCGGCCGCCGCTCGTCCACTGTGACCGCACCTTCTCCCGGCCGGTGCCGGTGGCCCGGCCCGATGAAGAACTCCTGAGCGCACTTCATCTCACCGAATGGTGA
- a CDS encoding flavodoxin family protein produces the protein MHTDVRISVIYYSFTGTVAEIAREMAETAEKEGAEVRLRKVPDAASATGKAAAPAGAAPAGDTVEAPVACVDDLLWADGVLLGSPTRFGNIAGPLKSFLDSLGGAWRKQQLADKVYSGFTATSSLHGGQESTLLALTTSFHHFGGVVVAPGYTSPEKFADGNPYGTAHCDEGRTRPVDDTTRTAARIQAARVVRFARAVTAA, from the coding sequence GTGCACACCGACGTCAGAATTTCCGTCATCTACTATTCCTTCACTGGAACCGTCGCCGAGATTGCCCGGGAAATGGCCGAGACCGCGGAGAAAGAAGGCGCCGAGGTCCGGCTGCGGAAGGTCCCCGACGCCGCTTCCGCGACCGGCAAGGCGGCCGCACCGGCCGGCGCCGCACCCGCAGGGGACACCGTGGAGGCGCCCGTGGCCTGCGTGGACGACCTGCTGTGGGCGGACGGCGTGCTGCTTGGCTCACCCACCCGATTCGGCAACATCGCAGGCCCGCTGAAATCTTTTCTCGATTCGCTCGGTGGAGCCTGGCGGAAACAGCAGCTGGCCGACAAGGTGTACAGCGGATTCACCGCGACGAGCAGTCTGCACGGCGGCCAGGAATCCACGCTGCTGGCGCTTACGACGTCCTTCCACCATTTCGGTGGCGTCGTCGTCGCGCCCGGATACACCAGCCCGGAGAAATTCGCCGACGGAAATCCGTACGGCACCGCGCACTGCGACGAGGGCCGGACCCGCCCGGTTGACGACACCACCCGGACCGCGGCCCGGATCCAGGCCGCCCGCGTCGTGCGCTTCGCACGCGCCGTCACCGCGGCCTGA
- a CDS encoding amino acid adenylation domain-containing protein, with protein MTAPLAPPPAEHDTPQERPGRPAVPQQSAARQVSARTLTDAFADSLAANADGSAITADGASVSYRDLDTWARAIARLLRSHGIGRGDRVALRMPPGATALASMLGILWAGAAYVPLDIRNPPSRNRFILQDAGAAAFLGDPDGCRPGDVPVLGEERLHALRDTPAPHHPEPLTCAELGPHDTAYVIYTSGTTGKPKGVPIHHGAVTALLAGAAQRFAFTTEDSWLLFHSIAFDVSVWEIWGAFATGGRLVVLPHWTARSPQGVLRVVEEERISVLGQTPTAFGTFAAAALAADAALLALRYVVFAGEKLLPGTLRAWAGRYGLGHPALVNMYGITETTVHSTYHELTAADLAGADSVIGHPLPGFTHRVLTDAGDEAAPGEQGLLWLAGPQVSKGYLHRPDLNAERFRTLESPKDGLLRRYYCSGDLVSRRPDGVLVYHGREDLQVKLRGHRIELSDIEAAVRTHEQVVDAVVWLRRFGPGDERLVCAYATTGEGVRIPARELREHVKRLLPSYMWPAVHQRLPDLPRTVNGKLDRDAVSRRFDEEREHRS; from the coding sequence ATGACAGCGCCGCTCGCTCCGCCACCCGCGGAGCACGACACACCCCAGGAGCGCCCCGGCCGGCCCGCCGTGCCGCAACAGTCCGCCGCCCGGCAGGTGTCCGCCCGGACTCTGACCGATGCTTTCGCCGACAGCCTCGCCGCGAACGCTGACGGCAGCGCGATCACCGCCGACGGCGCATCCGTCAGCTACCGCGATCTCGACACCTGGGCCCGCGCCATCGCCAGGCTGCTCCGCTCGCACGGCATCGGCCGCGGCGACCGGGTGGCCCTGCGGATGCCGCCGGGCGCAACCGCCCTCGCGTCGATGCTCGGCATCCTGTGGGCCGGTGCCGCCTATGTGCCGCTGGACATCCGCAACCCGCCGTCCCGTAACCGCTTCATCCTTCAGGACGCCGGTGCCGCCGCCTTTCTCGGCGACCCGGACGGCTGCCGGCCCGGCGACGTGCCTGTGCTCGGCGAGGAGCGACTGCACGCCCTGCGGGACACCCCGGCCCCGCACCATCCCGAGCCGCTGACCTGCGCGGAGCTTGGCCCGCACGACACCGCGTACGTGATCTACACCTCCGGCACGACGGGGAAGCCGAAGGGCGTCCCCATCCACCACGGCGCAGTGACGGCGCTGCTGGCGGGCGCGGCCCAGAGGTTCGCGTTCACCACCGAGGACAGCTGGCTGCTGTTCCACTCCATCGCTTTCGACGTGTCCGTCTGGGAGATCTGGGGCGCCTTCGCGACCGGCGGCAGGCTCGTGGTGCTGCCGCACTGGACGGCGCGTTCCCCGCAGGGAGTGCTGCGGGTCGTCGAGGAGGAGCGGATCTCCGTCCTTGGCCAGACTCCGACCGCTTTCGGTACGTTCGCGGCCGCGGCGCTCGCCGCGGACGCCGCCCTGCTGGCCCTGCGCTACGTCGTCTTCGCGGGCGAGAAGCTGCTCCCGGGCACCCTGCGAGCCTGGGCCGGACGGTACGGCCTGGGACACCCGGCGCTGGTGAACATGTACGGGATCACCGAAACCACCGTGCACTCCACCTACCACGAGCTGACCGCCGCCGACCTGGCCGGTGCCGACTCCGTCATCGGCCATCCGCTACCCGGCTTCACCCACCGGGTGCTCACCGACGCCGGAGACGAGGCCGCGCCCGGCGAGCAGGGGCTGCTGTGGCTGGCTGGCCCGCAGGTCAGCAAGGGCTATCTGCACCGGCCGGACCTCAACGCCGAGCGCTTTCGGACCCTGGAGTCACCCAAGGACGGTCTGCTGCGCCGCTACTACTGCTCCGGCGATCTGGTCTCCCGCCGTCCCGACGGCGTTCTCGTCTACCACGGGCGCGAGGACCTCCAGGTCAAACTGCGCGGCCATCGCATCGAGCTGAGCGACATCGAGGCCGCTGTCCGGACCCACGAACAGGTCGTGGACGCCGTGGTGTGGCTGCGCCGCTTCGGCCCCGGCGACGAGCGGCTGGTGTGCGCCTACGCCACCACCGGCGAGGGCGTACGGATACCGGCCAGAGAACTGCGCGAGCACGTCAAACGGCTACTGCCTTCCTACATGTGGCCCGCCGTCCACCAGCGGCTGCCCGATCTGCCGCGCACTGTCAACGGAAAGCTCGACCGGGACGCGGTGTCCCGGCGCTTTGACGAGGAAAGGGAACATCGCTCATGA
- a CDS encoding phosphopantetheine-binding protein: MTTSPVHRTTTTATAPAAGNADPVDEAERLTVEWAARVLEDPEACAEDNFLDLGGHSLLALRMCRYAKERFGVEYDLMVLFEADLATAARDLVSRAGNAATGTATDGEG; the protein is encoded by the coding sequence ATGACCACCTCTCCCGTGCACCGCACGACCACGACCGCCACGGCCCCCGCGGCCGGGAACGCCGACCCGGTCGACGAGGCCGAGCGGCTGACCGTCGAGTGGGCCGCCCGTGTCCTGGAGGACCCGGAGGCCTGCGCCGAGGACAACTTCCTGGACCTCGGCGGGCATTCGCTCCTCGCGCTCCGCATGTGCCGGTACGCCAAGGAGCGGTTCGGCGTCGAGTATGACCTGATGGTGCTCTTCGAGGCCGACCTCGCCACGGCGGCTCGCGACCTCGTGTCCCGCGCCGGGAACGCGGCTACCGGGACGGCCACGGACGGCGAGGGGTGA
- a CDS encoding 3-oxoacyl-[acyl-carrier-protein] synthase III C-terminal domain-containing protein, protein MTPPRTATPPAAVQCGIAAFGLAFGEDRDVAATAADYVDNPERVVNWGFRTYHRAPDDVHATGLAHAAAQRALDRLGLAAEDLDLVVVANSDLPEYAYRDGAAALARELGIERTQTLLLTEGCGAGVHGLYYVASTMAMQPEVETALFVAVNRVSEYHRNRMNVFSAVLSDGAAAVVLRRGHGANQWLATEQFTEPEHCDLLRVDFGGTVNPVPPEGWSSREAPGGHESVRRQFGDDPVVLQRFLTNRYARLLEVVDGACRRAGLQRRDIDHLIYLNDSAASIDAVAEPLGVPLSRTNAALAPGHGHMGAADQLVSLAQQLERGEIASGDVVALCGISTDRWSATLVRA, encoded by the coding sequence ATGACTCCGCCACGGACCGCGACCCCGCCTGCCGCCGTGCAGTGCGGCATCGCGGCCTTCGGCCTCGCCTTCGGCGAGGACCGGGACGTGGCCGCCACTGCGGCCGACTACGTCGACAACCCCGAGCGGGTCGTCAACTGGGGCTTCCGCACCTATCACCGCGCCCCGGACGACGTGCACGCCACCGGCCTCGCACACGCCGCCGCCCAGCGGGCGCTGGACCGGCTCGGCCTCGCCGCCGAGGATCTCGACCTCGTCGTCGTCGCCAACTCCGACCTGCCGGAGTACGCCTACCGCGACGGAGCCGCCGCGCTCGCCCGCGAGCTGGGCATCGAGCGCACCCAGACCCTGCTGCTCACCGAGGGCTGCGGCGCGGGCGTCCACGGGCTGTACTACGTGGCCTCCACGATGGCAATGCAGCCCGAGGTGGAGACGGCGCTGTTCGTCGCCGTGAACCGGGTCAGCGAGTACCACCGCAATCGGATGAACGTCTTCAGCGCGGTGCTCAGCGACGGCGCCGCCGCTGTCGTCCTGCGCCGCGGACACGGTGCCAATCAGTGGCTCGCCACCGAGCAGTTCACCGAACCAGAACACTGCGATCTGCTGCGGGTGGACTTCGGCGGGACGGTCAACCCGGTGCCGCCCGAGGGCTGGTCGAGCCGCGAGGCCCCTGGCGGGCACGAGTCCGTACGCCGCCAGTTCGGCGATGATCCGGTGGTGCTCCAGCGCTTCCTCACCAACCGTTACGCGCGGCTGCTGGAGGTCGTCGACGGGGCCTGCCGTCGGGCCGGCCTCCAGCGGCGGGACATCGACCACCTCATCTACCTCAACGACAGCGCGGCCAGCATCGATGCCGTGGCGGAGCCGCTGGGCGTGCCGCTGAGCCGTACCAACGCCGCGCTCGCCCCCGGCCACGGCCACATGGGCGCCGCCGACCAGCTGGTGTCGCTCGCCCAGCAGCTGGAGCGCGGCGAGATCGCGTCCGGGGACGTCGTCGCCCTGTGCGGCATCTCGACCGACCGCTGGAGCGCCACCCTTGTCCGCGCCTAG